A window from Musa acuminata AAA Group cultivar baxijiao chromosome BXJ3-10, Cavendish_Baxijiao_AAA, whole genome shotgun sequence encodes these proteins:
- the LOC135651185 gene encoding NADH dehydrogenase [ubiquinone] 1 alpha subcomplex subunit 13-B-like, with protein MTSVWEMPLLQDGPPPGGFPPVRCARRIPIKGPSAASIFLVALGAFSCGMYQVDQGNRIRRAILPMLQAEKMKGL; from the exons ATGACGAGCGTGTGGGAGATGCCGCTCCTCCAGGATGGACCGCCGCCGGGCGGATTCCCGCCCGTGCGGTGCGCCCGGCGCATCCCCATCAAGGGCCCCAGCGCCGCCTCCATCTTCCTCGTCGCCCTTGGCGCCTTCTCTTGCGGAATGTACCAGGTCGACCAGGGTAATCGCATCCGCCG AGCCATACTACCAATGCTTCAAGCTGAGAAGATGAAAG GTTTGTGA